In Triticum aestivum cultivar Chinese Spring chromosome 5B, IWGSC CS RefSeq v2.1, whole genome shotgun sequence, the following proteins share a genomic window:
- the LOC123116878 gene encoding uncharacterized protein, with the protein MATSPAASRIRPSHGEPSPPLNQELIVDEILTRLPVAEAMRCRSVSRAWNAALASGHFVAAHAARAAAARHPEIVFFSPTEKGVATSFYACSLPEDGDAPPAAAARKLLSVGNLAGEHLLLTGKPCRGLTLVFDVRLSEYHVLNLSTGEHVSLPPCETAEEIAPVVPKLMLLERLPLELSSTGLGFDPATGQHKVVRLFRNIFGQQKCEVCSLTASGEWRWRRCAGGDAPPRFACYVDGRPPVALEGSLYWLLHRRSCAYDGSARDPQQDAPILSLSVGAERFGWVRTPPRLASRIRHLTNLDGALCAVVHDRLVDDVLLLVTWSPSSPSWSARCRVDVGSLPRPIRDELSGEREIVPLCSVKKKILLATSRHKVYAYDTEQGAAEEVFDMNSFVDVPPHNSESRLFVNIGLHEERIGPKLAGDHWLQVKRGRDVVIGKREASSSVYHLEHREQDEDFHRTREVITQLAFPV; encoded by the coding sequence ATGGCAACCTCGCCGGCAGCTTCTAGGATCAGGCCGTCGCACGGCGAACCGTCCCCGCCGCTGAACCAAGAGCTGATCGTCGACGAGATCCTCACGCGCCTGCCGGTGGCCGAAGCCATGCGCTGCAGATCAGTCAGCCGGGCGTGGAACGCGGCCCTCGCCTCCGGCCACTTCGTCGCCGCGCACGCCGCCAGAGCAGCCGCCGCGCGCCACCCCGAGATCGTCTTCTTCTCGCCGACAGAGAAGGGCGTCGCCACGTCCTTCTACGCTTGCTCGCTTCCCGAGGACGGagacgcgccgcccgccgccgctgcccgcaaGCTGCTCAGCGTGGGCAACCTCGCCGGCGAGCACCTCCTGCTGACCGGCAAGCCATGCCGTGGCCTGACGCTCGTCTTCGACGTCCGGTTGTCCGAGTACCACGTCTTGAACCTCTCCACCGGCGAGCATGTATCCCTGCCGCCGTGCGAGACGGCGGAGGAGATAGCACCGGTGGTTCCAAAGCTGATGCTGCTCGAACGGCTTCCTCTGGAGCTCTCCAGCACCGGCCTCGGCTTCGACCCGGCCACCGGCCAGCACAAGGTGGTGAGGCTCTTCAGGAACATCTTCGGGCAGCAGAAGTGCGAGGTGTGTTCGCTTACGGCGTCCGGCGAGTGGCGGTGGCGGCGCTGCGCCGGCGGTGACGCGCCGCCAAGATTCGCGTGCTACGTCGAcggccggcctcccgtggccctcGAGGGATCCCTCTACTGGCTGCTGCACCGGCGAAGCTGCGCCTACGACGGCAGCGCCAGGGACCCGCAACAGGACGCGCCCATCCTGTCGCTCTCCGTCGGCGCCGAGCGGTTCGGGTGGGTGCGCACGCCGCCGCGGCTGGCGTCACGCATCCGGCACCTCACCAACCTCGACGGCGCCCTCTGCGCCGTCGTCCACGACCGCCTCGTCGACGACGTGCTCCTGCTCGTGACGTGGAGTCCATCGTCGCCATCGTGGTCTGCGCGCTGCCGCGTCGACGTGGGCAGCCTGCCCCGGCCGATCCGGGACGAGCTCAGCGGGGAGCGGGAGATCGTGCCGCTGTGCAGTGTGAAGAAGAAGATCCTGCTGGCGACGAGCCGGCACAAGGTGTACGCCTACGACACGGAGCAAGGCGCCGCCGAGGAGGTGTTCGACATGAATAGCTTTGTCGACGTGCCGCCACACAACAGCGAGTCACGGCTGTTCGTCAACATTGGACTCCACGAGGAACGCATCGGCCCGAAGTTGGCGGGTGACCACTGGCTACAGGTGAAGCGGGGACGAGACGTGGTGATCGGCAAGCGGGAGGCGTCGTCGTCGGTGTACCATCTGGAACATCGGGAGCAGGACGAGGACTTTCACAGGACGAGGGAGGTGATCACGCAGCTTGCATTTCCAGTGTAG